One Longimicrobiales bacterium DNA window includes the following coding sequences:
- the proS gene encoding proline--tRNA ligase translates to MAADKGLTTRADDFSAWYNEIVLRAELADYSPVRGCMVIRPYGYTLWENMRDALDAMFKATGHQNAYFPLFIPQSYITREAKHVEGFAKEMAIVTHTRLVAAEGGELIPDPESKLEEPLVVRPTSETIIYDMFAKWVQSYRDLPLLINQWANVVRWEMRTRLFLRTTEFLWQEGHTAHATEDEASEEALRMLGVYRDFMENWMAMPVLTGQKTESERFPGAVRTHALEALMQDDKALQAGTSHMLGQNFARQFDLKFQAESGQEEYAWNTSWGVSTRLIGGLVMTHGDDNGMVMPPKLAPIQVVIVPIYRKDEERERVLAKADEISGTLRAAGVRTHVDARDTLKPGPKFYEWERKGVPLRVEIGPRDVDAQQLTLVMRLELEGIPRKEAVAEAQATSFITTRLENYQQALFQRALARREANTHRGVTDYSKFREIIEGDGGFVFAGWCGSAECETRVKEDTKATIRVLPDEEFRSSEAPRTCLACGGDAQYEAVWARAY, encoded by the coding sequence ATGGCAGCGGACAAGGGACTGACGACACGCGCGGACGACTTCAGCGCATGGTACAACGAAATCGTGCTGCGGGCGGAGCTGGCGGACTACTCGCCCGTGCGCGGCTGCATGGTGATCCGCCCGTACGGCTATACGCTGTGGGAGAACATGCGCGACGCGCTCGACGCCATGTTCAAGGCCACGGGTCATCAGAACGCGTACTTCCCGCTGTTCATCCCGCAGAGCTACATCACGCGTGAGGCCAAGCACGTCGAGGGCTTTGCGAAGGAGATGGCGATCGTCACGCACACACGCCTTGTCGCAGCCGAGGGTGGCGAGCTGATCCCGGACCCGGAGTCGAAGCTCGAGGAGCCGCTCGTCGTGCGGCCCACGTCTGAGACGATCATCTACGACATGTTCGCGAAGTGGGTGCAGAGCTACCGCGACCTGCCGCTGCTGATCAACCAGTGGGCGAACGTGGTGCGCTGGGAGATGCGCACGCGGCTCTTCCTGCGTACGACCGAGTTCCTCTGGCAGGAGGGCCACACGGCGCACGCGACCGAGGATGAGGCGTCCGAGGAGGCGCTCCGCATGCTGGGCGTCTACCGTGACTTCATGGAGAACTGGATGGCGATGCCCGTGCTGACCGGGCAGAAGACGGAGTCGGAACGCTTCCCTGGCGCGGTCCGCACGCACGCACTGGAAGCGCTGATGCAGGACGACAAGGCGCTGCAGGCCGGCACGTCCCACATGCTCGGTCAGAATTTCGCGCGCCAGTTCGACCTGAAGTTCCAGGCGGAGAGCGGGCAGGAGGAGTACGCGTGGAACACCTCCTGGGGCGTATCCACGCGACTGATCGGCGGGCTCGTGATGACACACGGCGACGACAACGGCATGGTCATGCCGCCGAAGCTCGCGCCGATCCAGGTGGTCATCGTGCCGATCTACCGCAAGGACGAGGAGCGCGAGCGCGTGCTGGCCAAGGCGGACGAGATTTCCGGGACCCTGCGGGCGGCGGGCGTCCGCACGCACGTCGATGCACGGGACACGCTCAAGCCCGGACCCAAGTTCTACGAGTGGGAGCGCAAGGGCGTGCCGCTGCGGGTGGAGATCGGGCCGCGCGACGTGGACGCGCAGCAGCTCACACTCGTCATGCGACTCGAGCTCGAGGGCATTCCGCGCAAGGAAGCAGTGGCGGAGGCGCAGGCGACGTCGTTCATCACCACCCGCCTGGAGAACTATCAGCAGGCGCTGTTCCAGCGTGCGCTCGCGCGGCGCGAGGCGAATACGCATCGCGGCGTCACGGACTATTCGAAGTTCCGCGAGATCATCGAGGGCGACGGCGGCTTTGTGTTTGCCGGCTGGTGCGGCTCGGCGGAGTGTGAGACGCGTGTGAAGGAGGACACCAAGGCGA